Within the bacterium genome, the region CGACTGGTCGGAGTAACCGGACTGGTCGGAGTGACCGATCAGCGGGTTTTCAGGCCCGCCTCTGACTCGTCTACCGGAGCGGGGCGGATCGGGCAGTCCTCGTCCCGTGGATCTTCGGAGATCAAGCGAGCCAGCCACTCCGCTTCCCTGTGCAGGTCGAACTCCCGCTCGACCTTGGTTCGTCCGGCCGCCGCAAGCCGCGTTCGCAACTCGGGCTGGACGATCAGTTCGCGCAGGTGCGAGACCAGCGCCTCGACATCCCCCGGCGCTGCGAGAAGTCCCGACTTGCCATCCTCGATCAGTTCAGGGATGCCCGCGACGCGTGTTGCAAGGCACGGAACACCGGCTGCCATCGCTTCCATCAGTACGACCGGAACGCCCTCTGCGAAGCTGGCCATCACGAAGATCTCGGCCTCCTTCAGCAGTTCTCCTACTTCTTCCTCTGAACGGTAGCCGAGCAGACGGATTCGCTCTGAGAAGCCCCGGTCGGCAATGAGTTGCTCGATCTCTGCACGGGAGGGACCGTCACCGACGATGTCGAGAGAGATTTCGGGGTGTTCAGCGGCGAGCCTGGAGAAAGCCTCGATCAAGACGCTCAATCCCTTGATCGGAGCCAGTCGGCCGACGAACAACAGGCGGGTCGCGATTCCAACGTGTGTTCGCGCGACGAAGTCGTCCAGGTCGATGCCACAGTGAACGATGTGCAGGTGGTCCCAGCTCGAAGGAGCGCAGTGCGCCATCGTCTGGCTGCGGCAGAAGTGACTTATGCAGGC harbors:
- a CDS encoding glycosyltransferase family 4 protein: MSQRIAYLTGEYPRGTDTFISREVMALRKRGLEIETFSIRRAAGNLKLGRDQQAELERTFFVLEQSPGSIVSDVLGILWKSPSRFWKAMRLALSTAAPGLRALAYQLFYLAEACVIARQLEIRGLTHIHNQFADSSCTVAMLAAEISGSRFSFTIHGPGIFFEPKLWRIDAKAERARFVACISHFCRSQTMAHCAPSSWDHLHIVHCGIDLDDFVARTHVGIATRLLFVGRLAPIKGLSVLIEAFSRLAAEHPEISLDIVGDGPSRAEIEQLIADRGFSERIRLLGYRSEEEVGELLKEAEIFVMASFAEGVPVVLMEAMAAGVPCLATRVAGIPELIEDGKSGLLAAPGDVEALVSHLRELIVQPELRTRLAAAGRTKVEREFDLHREAEWLARLISEDPRDEDCPIRPAPVDESEAGLKTR